DNA from Acidobacteriota bacterium:
GGTTCGGCAAGCAGGCCAAGGCGGCCGCCCCCGCGTTCGCCAAGGCGGCGGTGCTGAACCAGCCCATCTCGTCCAAGGCCGCCGAGCAGCTCTACAAGCTGCTGGAGGGAGCGGGCCTGGCCGACAAGTACGACGAGTACATCGCCACCGCCAAGACCGAGCTGGGCATCCAGTAGCACGATCCGCGGTTTATCACCCGATGACGGTTCCGGCCGCCGGTGCATCCGGCGGCCTTTTCTTTTTGAGTTCGGCGCGGCTCTGTGGTCAAATAGCTCTGTTCGCCGGCCCGCCGAGGCGCGGCCGGACGTCCCCCCAGGAGGTGCCTTGTGATCGACACCCAGCGCATGGTGGAACAATTCATGGCCATGGTCCGGATCGACAGCGAGTCGGGCCATGAGGAGGCCATGATGCAGTACCTGACCGGCTACCTGACCCGGGAGCTCGGCGCCGAGTGCGTCCGCGACGCCTACGGCAACCTGGTGGCCCGCTGGCCGGGTCAAAACTCCACCGCCGCGCCCATCCTGCTGGCCTGTCACGCCGACACGGTCAAGCCGGGGCGGGGGATCGAGCCGGTGCTCGAGGGCGAGGTCATCACATCACGGGGCGAGACCATACTGGGCGCCGACGACAAGGCGGGCATCGCCGAGGCCATCGAGGCCATCCGGACGGCGCCGGCCCATCCGCCCATCGATTTCGCCGTCAGCCGCGAGGAAGAGGTGGGGCTGCTGGGCGTCAAGAACCTCGATCTGTCGCTCATCCGAGCCAAAGAGGGGTACCTCCTCGACAGCGACGTCCTGGACACGGTGGTCATCGGCGGCCCCACCTACGTCGCCATCGACGTGGACGTCACCGGTCGTGCCGCCCACGCCGGCATGGAGCCGGAGCGAGGCATCTCGGCCATCCAGGCCGCCGCCCGGGCCATCGCCGCGCTGGATCTGGGCCGGCTGGACCACCAGACCACCGCCAACGTCGGCGTCATTTCCGGCGGCATCGTCCGGAACGGCGTCCCCGAGAAGGCCGGTTTCCTCGCCGAGTGCCGCTCCCTGGATCACGCCACCGCCATGGCCTTGGCCGAGCGGATGACCCGAACCATCCGGGACGAGGTCGAGGCCAGCGGTGCGACCGCCGACATCCGCGTGGATGTCAAGTGCGAGGCGGTGGGCATTCCCGAGAGCACACCGGTGGTCCAGACCTGCCTTGCGGCCATCGCCTCGGTGGGGCTGAAGCCCCGCACCACATACATCTGCG
Protein-coding regions in this window:
- a CDS encoding M20/M25/M40 family metallo-hydrolase produces the protein MIDTQRMVEQFMAMVRIDSESGHEEAMMQYLTGYLTRELGAECVRDAYGNLVARWPGQNSTAAPILLACHADTVKPGRGIEPVLEGEVITSRGETILGADDKAGIAEAIEAIRTAPAHPPIDFAVSREEEVGLLGVKNLDLSLIRAKEGYLLDSDVLDTVVIGGPTYVAIDVDVTGRAAHAGMEPERGISAIQAAARAIAALDLGRLDHQTTANVGVISGGIVRNGVPEKAGFLAECRSLDHATAMALAERMTRTIRDEVEASGATADIRVDVKCEAVGIPESTPVVQTCLAAIASVGLKPRTTYICGFTDASIYNNRGIQTAVLGIGAANEHSAQELIAVPDMVTAVKILHRIFEMKA